Proteins from one Geomonas agri genomic window:
- a CDS encoding lipid-A-disaccharide synthase N-terminal domain-containing protein, with amino-acid sequence MVLTEKAWVAIGLAGQFFFTMRFVVQWIATERKRKSVIPESFWYFSIFGSLILLVYSLYRKDPVFILGQAFGTTVYLRNLFFIHKEKKDGANDSPAD; translated from the coding sequence ATGGTTTTAACGGAAAAGGCCTGGGTGGCCATCGGCCTGGCCGGGCAGTTCTTCTTCACCATGCGCTTCGTGGTGCAATGGATCGCCACCGAGAGAAAGAGAAAGAGCGTCATCCCCGAATCGTTCTGGTACTTCAGTATCTTCGGCTCGCTGATCCTGCTGGTCTACTCGCTGTACCGCAAAGACCCGGTCTTCATCCTGGGACAGGCCTTCGGCACCACCGTCTATCTCAGGAACCTCTTCTTCATCCACAAGGAAAAGAAAGATGGCGCAAACGATTCGCCTGCTGATTAA
- a CDS encoding ArnT family glycosyltransferase yields MAQTIRLLIKELRLPFAILVIPVIVFALRLPYFPVDETRYLGVAWEMWHNNSYIVPLQNGLPYSHKPPLLFWLLDLDWLLFGVNEWTLRFIPLLFSLFNLTLVHRIAMKLWDDRQVARHAAVILASMLSYLLWSSVIMFDVVLAFWVLVAVLAVISAAREHRFACYLQLGVAIGGGILTKGPVVLVYVLPVALLGFLWVPKERLSGKWYGWLGLSVLIGIAVVLFWLLPAVLYGSETYRRAILWGQTVNRMAKSFAHRRPIWWYLPWIPTLLLPWTLFPPAWRAWKRLSADPGFRMLLVWCAGSLVIFSLLSGKQVHYLIPVLPTFSLLMAKSAGEEHGEVARYRLPIAGLYLFLGAGLITASLIRHGQLLKHFDLMEIRIAAVGLIVLGTVLFLLRPRTMAALLNQVATSSLACCLLVLIGGNAMYQRYDLHPIAQAVRQKQAEGYQVLHDGKYHGQFHFLGRLSQPLVELNGKDEIRAYAASHDKVALITYEKDTEHIDPRYYYFLQPFRSRQAVMWNRDGIASYLAAPPDKKDTPAASTPE; encoded by the coding sequence ATGGCGCAAACGATTCGCCTGCTGATTAAAGAACTGCGCCTTCCCTTCGCGATCCTGGTCATCCCAGTGATCGTGTTCGCCCTGCGGCTCCCGTACTTCCCGGTGGACGAAACCCGCTACCTCGGCGTGGCGTGGGAGATGTGGCACAACAACTCCTACATCGTGCCGCTGCAAAACGGCCTCCCCTACTCGCACAAGCCGCCGCTGCTCTTCTGGCTGCTGGATCTGGACTGGCTCCTGTTCGGGGTCAACGAGTGGACGCTGCGCTTCATCCCGCTCCTCTTCAGCCTTTTCAACCTCACCCTGGTGCACCGCATCGCAATGAAGCTGTGGGACGACCGGCAGGTGGCGCGCCACGCTGCGGTCATCCTCGCCTCCATGCTTTCCTACCTGCTCTGGTCCAGCGTGATCATGTTTGACGTGGTGCTGGCCTTTTGGGTGCTGGTCGCCGTGCTGGCCGTGATCTCGGCGGCCCGGGAACACCGCTTCGCCTGCTACCTGCAACTCGGCGTCGCCATCGGAGGCGGCATCCTCACCAAGGGGCCGGTGGTGCTGGTCTACGTCCTCCCGGTGGCCCTGCTCGGCTTTCTCTGGGTTCCCAAGGAGCGCCTTTCCGGCAAGTGGTACGGCTGGCTCGGCCTCTCGGTGCTGATCGGGATCGCCGTGGTGCTCTTCTGGCTCCTGCCCGCCGTGCTTTACGGCAGTGAGACCTACCGGCGTGCCATCCTGTGGGGGCAGACAGTGAACCGCATGGCCAAATCGTTCGCGCACAGACGTCCCATCTGGTGGTACCTCCCCTGGATCCCGACCCTGCTGCTCCCGTGGACCCTGTTCCCGCCCGCCTGGCGGGCATGGAAGCGCCTTAGCGCCGACCCCGGCTTCAGGATGCTGCTGGTCTGGTGCGCGGGGAGCCTGGTGATCTTCTCGCTTTTGAGCGGCAAGCAGGTGCACTACCTGATCCCGGTGCTGCCGACCTTCAGCCTGCTCATGGCCAAAAGCGCCGGCGAGGAGCACGGAGAGGTAGCACGTTACCGGCTCCCCATTGCCGGCCTCTACCTCTTCTTGGGCGCCGGCCTGATCACCGCGTCCTTGATCCGGCACGGTCAACTGCTCAAGCACTTCGACCTCATGGAGATCAGGATCGCCGCGGTAGGCCTCATCGTGCTCGGGACGGTGCTCTTCCTGCTGCGCCCTCGCACCATGGCGGCCCTGCTCAACCAGGTGGCCACCTCCTCCCTGGCCTGCTGCCTGTTGGTGCTGATTGGCGGCAACGCGATGTACCAGCGCTACGACCTGCACCCTATCGCCCAGGCGGTGCGGCAGAAACAGGCCGAGGGGTACCAGGTGCTGCACGACGGCAAGTATCACGGTCAATTCCATTTCCTGGGGAGGTTGAGCCAACCCCTGGTTGAACTGAACGGCAAGGATGAGATCCGCGCCTACGCGGCCAGCCACGACAAGGTGGCGCTGATCACCTACGAGAAAGACACCGAGCACATCGACCCCAGGTACTACTACTTCCTGCAGCCCTTCCGGAGCAGGCAAGCGGTTATGTGGAATCGGGACGGTATCGCTAGCTACCTTGCCGCGCCCCCGGACAAGAAGGACACACCGGCAGCATCCACCCCTGAATAA
- a CDS encoding ArsR family transcriptional regulator: protein MAEARRIQIQEARRKVQAGEALFVCAYDSEEMCGGIRLEKAWTLGEFNARLPELKKDQEIIFYCN, encoded by the coding sequence ATGGCCGAGGCAAGAAGGATCCAGATTCAAGAGGCGCGCAGGAAGGTGCAGGCGGGTGAAGCACTCTTCGTCTGCGCATACGACAGCGAGGAGATGTGTGGTGGCATTCGCCTCGAAAAGGCCTGGACGCTGGGTGAGTTCAACGCCAGGCTTCCCGAGCTGAAAAAGGACCAGGAGATCATCTTCTACTGCAATTGA
- a CDS encoding lipid II:glycine glycyltransferase FemX, producing the protein MAANVRRELVEGTLGNSVSIIDPLRNHRWDRFVLQHPYGWITHLSGWKRVLDANFPHMTGYYLVLKDALGGIRAALPVYAVESWLIGRRLVSIPFATLCDPLATEAADAELLSEAVLRLAERLGISRVEIRTAAAAHLLNRDRFHADCLHKHHFLPLCPDPELVRQRFHRSCVRQRIARAEKCNLSLIRGKRESDLREFYLLHRLTRKRKGLPPHPYQLVKALWQTFGPQGVVELLLCRRGNETIGGLILFKYKERVSIEYSAMNVLHNDSSPVHFLFWHAIREACLDGYRVLDFGQTSQHNKSLMEFKSHWGAQVTDLPHFLYPNIPPRSRAEGEESIAKKLLQFVCNKAPDTALSYLGNFCYRHLG; encoded by the coding sequence ATGGCTGCCAACGTGCGCAGGGAGCTGGTCGAGGGGACCCTCGGCAACAGTGTCAGCATCATCGATCCGCTTCGTAACCACCGCTGGGACCGCTTCGTACTGCAGCACCCGTACGGCTGGATTACGCACCTGTCAGGCTGGAAGCGGGTACTGGATGCCAATTTCCCCCACATGACCGGTTACTACCTGGTCCTCAAGGATGCGCTGGGAGGGATCCGCGCGGCGCTCCCGGTATATGCCGTGGAGAGCTGGCTGATAGGTCGGCGGCTGGTGAGCATCCCGTTCGCCACCCTGTGCGACCCGCTGGCAACCGAGGCCGCCGACGCGGAGCTGCTGAGCGAGGCGGTGCTGCGCCTGGCGGAACGACTCGGTATCTCCCGCGTCGAGATCAGGACCGCAGCGGCGGCGCACCTGTTGAACCGGGACCGGTTCCACGCGGACTGCCTGCACAAGCACCACTTCCTGCCGCTATGCCCCGACCCGGAGCTGGTCCGGCAGCGCTTCCACCGCAGTTGCGTGCGCCAGCGCATCGCCCGCGCCGAAAAGTGCAACCTTAGTCTCATCCGGGGCAAACGCGAGTCGGACCTCAGGGAGTTTTACCTGCTGCACCGGCTCACCAGGAAGAGGAAAGGACTGCCGCCGCATCCCTACCAGCTGGTAAAGGCGCTCTGGCAGACCTTTGGACCGCAGGGGGTGGTGGAACTGCTGTTGTGCCGCCGGGGGAACGAGACCATCGGCGGACTGATTCTCTTCAAGTACAAAGAGCGCGTCTCCATCGAGTACTCCGCGATGAACGTCCTGCACAACGACTCCAGCCCGGTGCATTTCCTGTTCTGGCACGCCATCCGTGAGGCCTGCCTGGATGGGTACCGGGTGCTCGACTTCGGGCAGACCTCGCAGCACAACAAGAGCCTGATGGAATTCAAATCGCACTGGGGAGCACAGGTCACCGACCTTCCCCATTTCCTCTACCCCAACATCCCACCACGCTCCAGGGCCGAGGGGGAGGAGTCCATCGCCAAGAAATTGTTGCAGTTCGTCTGCAACAAGGCGCCCGATACGGCACTCAGCTACCTGGGCAATTTCTGTTACCGCCACCTGGGATAG
- a CDS encoding bacteriohemerythrin yields the protein MILVEWDDTLILDMPQIDEHHHKLVDILNRCYRALMMHDHSHELGEVVAELLDYTQYHFGTEEQLMAQVNYAAAASHAAAHRKFINSVHNFKDRSEAGESFVAIDVLVFLKDWLVGHIQNTDRAFTNYLNERTES from the coding sequence ATGATACTGGTAGAGTGGGACGATACGCTGATCCTGGACATGCCGCAAATAGACGAACATCACCACAAGTTGGTCGATATCCTGAACCGGTGCTATCGAGCACTCATGATGCACGACCACAGCCACGAACTTGGGGAAGTGGTCGCGGAGCTGCTCGATTACACCCAGTACCATTTTGGGACCGAAGAGCAGCTGATGGCGCAGGTCAATTATGCCGCTGCAGCTTCGCACGCCGCCGCCCACCGCAAGTTCATCAACTCCGTCCACAACTTCAAGGACCGCTCCGAAGCCGGCGAATCCTTCGTCGCCATCGACGTCCTGGTGTTCCTCAAGGATTGGCTGGTGGGACACATCCAGAACACGGACCGCGCCTTCACCAACTACCTCAACGAACGCACCGAATCCTGA
- a CDS encoding YbhB/YbcL family Raf kinase inhibitor-like protein encodes MEKMRLTSPAFHDNGRIPARYTCDGDNMNPELRFENIPEGAKSLALVMEDPDAPNGLWVHWILWNIGPRVTTLVEQAEPREVVIGKNSWGHNQYGGPCPPSGSHRYIFRLYALDTTLELAGTASKGQLDVAMQDHILAEVSLTGTYSEG; translated from the coding sequence ATGGAAAAGATGCGGTTGACCAGCCCGGCCTTCCACGACAACGGGCGCATTCCGGCCAGGTACACCTGCGACGGCGACAACATGAACCCCGAGCTGCGGTTCGAGAACATCCCGGAAGGGGCCAAGTCGCTGGCGCTGGTCATGGAGGACCCGGATGCCCCGAACGGGTTGTGGGTGCACTGGATACTCTGGAACATCGGCCCCAGGGTGACGACGCTGGTGGAGCAGGCCGAGCCGCGCGAGGTGGTGATCGGAAAGAACAGCTGGGGGCATAACCAGTACGGCGGGCCGTGCCCGCCGTCAGGGAGCCACCGCTACATCTTCCGGCTCTACGCGCTGGACACCACCCTGGAACTGGCGGGGACCGCCAGCAAGGGGCAGTTGGACGTTGCCATGCAGGATCACATCCTGGCGGAGGTTTCGCTTACCGGGACTTACAGCGAGGGCTAA
- a CDS encoding four-helix bundle copper-binding protein has product MKTTEMFAAHPRKLTMDVTAITECINSLVECADVCTSCADACLGEQMVQNLTKCISLNLDCADICQTTSRILARQTDPVPQLLRTQLESCAVACRLCMQECEVHSEMHQHCRICRATCQNCEKICQDLISRLSEGTRTTFL; this is encoded by the coding sequence ATGAAAACAACCGAGATGTTCGCTGCCCACCCCAGAAAACTCACCATGGACGTCACCGCCATCACCGAGTGCATCAACTCGCTAGTTGAGTGCGCGGATGTTTGCACCAGCTGCGCCGATGCCTGCCTAGGCGAGCAGATGGTGCAAAACCTCACCAAGTGCATCAGTCTCAACCTGGACTGCGCCGACATCTGCCAGACCACCTCCCGCATCCTTGCCCGCCAGACCGATCCCGTCCCCCAACTGCTCAGGACCCAACTCGAAAGCTGCGCCGTCGCCTGCCGCCTGTGCATGCAGGAGTGCGAGGTCCACTCCGAAATGCACCAGCACTGCCGTATCTGCCGGGCTACCTGCCAAAACTGCGAGAAAATCTGCCAGGACCTGATCTCGCGCCTGTCCGAGGGAACCAGGACCACCTTCCTGTAA
- a CDS encoding MerR family transcriptional regulator encodes MYRISQLARKFGLSRSTLLYYDQEGLLSPSGRSEAGYRLYSEADLERLAAIVSFRKAGLSVEETRSLLEQEQGETSVLSKRLAAIGAEIRALQAQQHLLARMLRVQSEGGFPESVDKETWVAMLRAAGMDDQAMETWHVEFERRAPQAHHSFLLSLGISEQEALAIREWSAAAGRPASEH; translated from the coding sequence ATGTACCGCATCAGCCAGTTGGCCCGCAAGTTCGGCCTGTCCCGCAGCACGCTGCTCTACTACGACCAGGAGGGGCTCCTGTCCCCGTCCGGGCGTAGCGAGGCGGGCTACCGCCTGTATTCCGAGGCCGATCTCGAGCGTCTGGCCGCCATCGTTTCCTTCCGCAAGGCGGGGCTCTCCGTCGAGGAGACCCGCTCCCTGCTGGAACAGGAGCAGGGGGAAACATCCGTACTCAGCAAGCGACTTGCCGCCATCGGCGCCGAGATCCGTGCCCTGCAGGCCCAGCAGCATCTTTTGGCCCGGATGCTCCGGGTGCAGTCGGAGGGAGGATTCCCCGAAAGCGTGGACAAGGAGACCTGGGTGGCCATGCTGCGCGCCGCGGGGATGGACGACCAGGCCATGGAGACGTGGCATGTCGAGTTCGAGCGGCGCGCGCCCCAGGCGCATCACTCGTTCCTGCTCAGCCTCGGCATCTCGGAGCAGGAGGCGCTGGCGATCAGGGAGTGGTCCGCGGCGGCGGGGCGGCCTGCGTCGGAGCACTAG
- a CDS encoding MerR family transcriptional regulator, whose amino-acid sequence MSKVTVEEWTARFRAIGLDDAAMEQWHRLFERENPEGHQEFLEWLGLSAERIAAIRKHHA is encoded by the coding sequence ATGAGCAAGGTAACGGTAGAGGAGTGGACGGCCCGGTTCCGGGCGATCGGCCTGGACGACGCGGCCATGGAGCAGTGGCACCGCCTGTTCGAGCGGGAGAACCCGGAGGGGCACCAGGAATTCCTGGAGTGGCTGGGGCTTTCCGCCGAGCGCATCGCCGCCATCCGCAAGCATCACGCTTGA
- a CDS encoding DUF362 domain-containing protein: MERRQFIKILGMSSLFLHGWLRNLFAAQGPMVAVAQGTDHAGITRKALAALGGMQQFVKPGQTVVVKPNIGWDRTPEYAATTNPTVVKTVVEECLKAGAKRVKVFDRTCNDPRRCYASSGIESALRGMKGVEVKHLEEERFKKVALNGKVLKEWELYGEALSADVYINVPVAKHHGLSRLTLGMKNVMGIMGGSRGAIHKNIDQALADVNASFRPHLTLIDATRILTAHGPQGGNLADVKVLNRVIASTDIVAADAYATTLFGLKPADIAVTRTAYQRGLGEMNLDKMRIVRV; this comes from the coding sequence ATGGAAAGACGGCAGTTCATCAAGATATTGGGCATGTCATCACTTTTCCTGCACGGTTGGCTGCGCAACCTGTTTGCGGCGCAAGGGCCCATGGTGGCCGTGGCCCAAGGCACCGACCACGCCGGCATCACCCGCAAGGCACTGGCAGCGCTGGGCGGCATGCAGCAGTTCGTGAAACCGGGACAGACCGTAGTGGTGAAGCCCAACATCGGCTGGGACCGCACGCCGGAGTACGCGGCCACCACCAACCCCACGGTGGTGAAGACGGTGGTGGAGGAGTGCCTGAAGGCGGGGGCGAAAAGGGTGAAGGTCTTCGACCGCACCTGTAACGACCCGCGCCGCTGTTACGCCTCGAGCGGCATCGAGTCAGCCCTGCGCGGCATGAAAGGCGTCGAGGTGAAGCACCTCGAGGAGGAGCGCTTCAAGAAGGTAGCGCTGAACGGCAAGGTACTCAAGGAGTGGGAACTCTACGGCGAGGCGCTCTCCGCCGACGTCTACATCAACGTCCCGGTCGCCAAGCACCACGGCCTGAGCCGCCTCACCCTGGGCATGAAGAACGTGATGGGAATCATGGGGGGAAGCCGCGGGGCCATCCACAAGAACATCGACCAGGCGCTCGCCGACGTGAACGCCTCCTTCCGCCCTCACCTCACCCTGATCGACGCCACCAGGATCCTCACCGCCCATGGCCCGCAAGGGGGCAACCTCGCCGACGTCAAGGTTCTGAACCGGGTGATCGCCTCCACCGACATTGTCGCCGCCGACGCCTACGCAACCACCCTGTTCGGCCTCAAACCCGCCGACATCGCCGTGACCCGCACCGCGTACCAGCGCGGGCTGGGCGAGATGAACCTCGACAAGATGAGGATCGTCCGGGTGTGA
- a CDS encoding 4Fe-4S binding protein, with the protein MKKVTSARISQLLFLALFLVLFLMTEYRGSDRIVAAVNGFFRANPLTAASTMLAAREYQPLLLPGLLVLVAAVFLGRFFCGWICPLGTILDLVTGRIRKVGAIRALTGRAKYWLLLPLLIASLLGVNLAGLLDPIALLLRALTFFFHPLFGDTVRGGWRSLYGLIGERRDLFDPGYRLLRDYLLPFRETLYPLAFLSALLFVLILFLERYERRAWCRRLCPLGTLLGLVSRLGPLRRIPAKLCADCQACREHCPTSFDRDLLQMEECILCLECSLRCPSQRVRFRFAGPRPQVGTVMERRVFLGGLVGGVVLARGLRFREPAAEAKLLRPPGVRDEDEFLKKCVRCGECMKVCLRSALYPAFFQAGAQGLYTPLLVPRLGYCEYNCTLCGQVCPTGAIPDLGKEEKQRQVIGKAVFDKNHCLPFAKRIDCIVCEEHCPIPGKAIRSERVELTGFDGVKRVVQQPYVVDELCNGCGICENVCPLEGKAAIEVFRVKDRTPLKASSGGASSSGAPPVSDPYVDPYAGGGS; encoded by the coding sequence GTGAAAAAGGTAACCTCCGCCCGCATCTCGCAGCTTTTGTTCCTCGCCCTGTTCCTGGTCCTGTTCCTGATGACCGAGTACCGGGGCAGCGACCGCATCGTGGCCGCGGTGAACGGCTTCTTCCGCGCCAATCCGCTCACCGCCGCGAGCACCATGCTGGCGGCGAGAGAGTACCAGCCGCTACTCTTACCCGGCCTGCTCGTGCTCGTCGCGGCGGTGTTCCTGGGCCGATTCTTCTGCGGCTGGATCTGCCCGCTGGGAACCATCCTCGACCTGGTCACCGGCAGGATCCGCAAGGTGGGCGCCATCCGCGCCCTCACCGGACGGGCCAAGTACTGGCTGCTGCTGCCGCTCTTGATCGCCTCCCTGCTCGGGGTGAACCTGGCCGGCCTGCTTGACCCCATCGCGCTGCTCTTACGCGCCCTCACCTTCTTCTTCCATCCCCTGTTCGGGGACACGGTGCGCGGCGGCTGGCGTTCACTGTACGGTCTCATCGGGGAGCGGCGCGACCTCTTTGACCCCGGCTACCGCCTGCTGCGCGATTACCTCCTCCCCTTCCGGGAAACCCTCTACCCGCTCGCCTTTTTATCGGCGCTCCTGTTCGTGCTGATCCTGTTCCTGGAGCGCTACGAACGGCGCGCCTGGTGCCGTCGCCTCTGCCCGCTGGGGACCCTGCTCGGGCTGGTCTCCCGCCTCGGCCCCCTGCGCCGCATCCCCGCGAAGCTCTGCGCCGACTGCCAGGCCTGCCGCGAACACTGCCCCACCTCCTTTGACCGGGACCTGCTGCAAATGGAAGAATGCATCCTCTGCCTGGAGTGCTCCCTGCGCTGCCCGTCGCAGCGGGTGCGCTTCCGGTTTGCCGGCCCGCGCCCGCAGGTCGGCACGGTGATGGAGCGGCGCGTGTTTCTCGGGGGACTGGTGGGCGGGGTGGTCCTGGCAAGGGGATTACGCTTCCGGGAACCGGCCGCGGAGGCTAAGCTCTTGCGGCCGCCGGGGGTGCGCGACGAGGATGAGTTCCTGAAAAAGTGCGTGCGCTGCGGCGAGTGCATGAAGGTCTGCCTGAGAAGCGCACTCTACCCCGCCTTCTTCCAGGCCGGCGCGCAGGGGCTCTACACCCCGCTCTTGGTACCGCGCCTTGGTTACTGCGAGTACAACTGCACCCTGTGCGGCCAGGTCTGCCCCACCGGCGCCATTCCAGATCTCGGCAAGGAAGAGAAGCAGCGCCAGGTGATCGGCAAGGCGGTCTTCGACAAGAACCACTGCCTCCCCTTCGCCAAGAGGATCGACTGCATCGTCTGCGAGGAGCACTGCCCTATCCCCGGCAAGGCGATCCGGTCCGAGCGGGTCGAGTTGACCGGATTCGACGGGGTGAAGAGAGTCGTGCAGCAGCCCTACGTGGTGGATGAACTCTGCAACGGTTGCGGCATCTGCGAAAACGTCTGCCCGTTGGAGGGTAAAGCGGCCATCGAGGTATTCAGGGTGAAGGACCGGACGCCACTCAAGGCTTCCTCCGGCGGGGCTTCCTCCAGCGGGGCGCCCCCGGTTAGTGATCCCTATGTCGACCCATATGCGGGGGGAGGCTCGTAG
- a CDS encoding ATP-binding protein: protein MLRSTSLSFRITATLVAVATVILTIFAASAIMIFRDREMGKLRQGVQTDAEQLAPAIASALWNFDNAQLDKVLDGGMKNGNLSGIVVHAGPVLAARSRGEHWETVTLPPVQKDTDIVLQEQVYYGDAPVGTMTISATTAFLEKELRSATLYFAASIVLLDLVLVLGLYWILKRIVLNPLRLLQAYAVEVSGAGPASSTSLSGLTFEGEMEVLRTSMARMVSMLDGRYRELQQEARRYSESEKRFRTVIDTLPDLLWLKDADGVYLSCNKMFERYFGAPERDIVGKTDYDFVDRKTADFFRSYDRRAIEAGGHSRNDEWLDLADGERLLVDVIKTPMYDMEGRLVGVLGVGHDVTERRRAEEEKDRLEGQLHQAQKMESVGRLAGGVAHDFNNMLTVILGHAEMALMKLPPTHEVYGNLEQIRNAGNRSANLTKQLLGFARKQTIAPRALDLNDAIAGTLKMLQRLISEEVHLAWHPAPQLWHIKMDPSQLDQILANLCVNARDAIGGVGIITIETANRTVAAGYAGTHVDAVPGEYVVLSVSDDGSGMDKETVSHIFEPFFTTKAVGEGTGLGLSTVYGIVRQNNGFINVYSEPGKGSTFSIFLPRDLEQEETRQEAVRQEVRGGDETILLVEDEPAILALADSMLKGLGYRVLDASSPAAALALAEEHRGRLQLLITDVVMPEMNGRDLSEKMKSRCPALKVVFVSGYTAEVIAERGVLDPGINFLQKPFSLAELAGKVREVLDGAT from the coding sequence ATGTTGCGCAGTACGTCCCTTTCCTTCCGGATCACCGCCACCCTGGTGGCCGTGGCCACGGTCATCCTGACCATTTTCGCGGCTTCCGCGATAATGATCTTCCGCGACCGGGAGATGGGGAAACTGCGGCAGGGGGTGCAGACTGACGCCGAACAACTGGCGCCAGCGATCGCCTCGGCACTGTGGAACTTCGATAACGCCCAGCTCGACAAGGTGCTGGACGGGGGGATGAAAAACGGCAACCTCTCCGGCATCGTGGTGCACGCCGGCCCGGTCCTGGCGGCGCGCAGCCGCGGAGAGCATTGGGAGACGGTGACCCTGCCGCCGGTGCAAAAGGACACCGACATCGTGCTGCAGGAGCAGGTCTATTACGGAGACGCTCCGGTAGGCACCATGACCATCTCCGCCACCACCGCCTTCCTCGAGAAGGAGCTGCGCAGCGCGACCTTGTACTTCGCCGCCAGCATCGTGCTGCTGGACCTGGTGCTGGTACTGGGGCTGTACTGGATCCTCAAGAGGATCGTGCTGAACCCGTTGCGGCTGCTGCAGGCCTACGCGGTCGAGGTGAGCGGCGCCGGACCGGCATCGTCCACCTCCCTCTCCGGTCTCACCTTCGAGGGGGAGATGGAGGTGCTGCGGACATCCATGGCCAGGATGGTCTCCATGCTGGACGGGCGCTACCGCGAACTGCAACAGGAGGCGCGCCGCTACAGCGAGAGCGAGAAACGCTTCCGCACCGTGATCGATACCCTCCCCGACCTGCTCTGGCTGAAGGATGCCGACGGGGTCTACCTTTCCTGCAACAAGATGTTCGAGCGCTACTTCGGGGCGCCGGAGCGCGACATCGTGGGGAAGACCGACTACGACTTCGTGGACCGGAAAACCGCCGACTTCTTCCGCAGCTACGATCGCCGGGCCATCGAGGCGGGAGGTCACAGCAGAAACGACGAGTGGCTGGACCTTGCGGACGGGGAAAGGCTCCTGGTGGACGTCATCAAGACCCCCATGTACGACATGGAGGGACGGCTGGTCGGGGTGCTCGGCGTCGGGCACGACGTCACCGAACGCAGGCGGGCCGAGGAGGAGAAGGACCGGCTGGAGGGGCAGCTGCACCAGGCGCAGAAAATGGAATCGGTCGGCAGGCTGGCCGGGGGGGTGGCACACGACTTCAACAACATGCTCACGGTGATCCTGGGGCATGCGGAGATGGCCCTGATGAAGTTGCCGCCGACCCACGAGGTCTACGGTAACCTGGAGCAGATTCGCAACGCCGGCAACCGGTCCGCCAACCTGACCAAGCAACTGCTCGGCTTTGCCAGGAAGCAGACCATCGCACCCAGGGCGCTCGACCTGAACGACGCCATCGCCGGTACCCTGAAGATGCTGCAACGCCTGATCAGCGAGGAGGTGCACCTGGCCTGGCACCCGGCACCCCAGCTTTGGCACATCAAGATGGATCCGAGCCAGTTGGACCAGATCCTCGCCAACCTCTGCGTCAACGCCCGCGACGCCATCGGCGGGGTCGGGATCATCACCATCGAGACCGCGAACCGGACCGTCGCCGCCGGATACGCAGGTACCCACGTCGATGCGGTTCCCGGCGAGTACGTGGTGCTTTCGGTGAGCGACGACGGCAGCGGCATGGATAAGGAGACCGTCAGCCACATCTTCGAACCCTTCTTCACCACCAAGGCAGTCGGCGAGGGGACCGGTCTCGGCCTGTCCACGGTCTACGGCATCGTCAGGCAGAACAACGGGTTCATCAACGTCTACAGCGAGCCGGGCAAGGGGAGCACCTTCTCGATCTTTCTGCCGCGCGACCTGGAGCAGGAGGAAACACGCCAGGAGGCGGTGCGGCAGGAGGTGCGGGGTGGGGACGAGACGATCCTGCTGGTGGAGGACGAACCGGCGATCCTTGCTCTCGCCGACTCCATGCTCAAGGGGCTGGGATACCGGGTGCTCGATGCCAGCAGCCCCGCGGCGGCCCTCGCCCTGGCGGAGGAGCACCGCGGCCGCCTGCAGCTTTTGATCACGGACGTGGTCATGCCGGAGATGAACGGGCGCGACCTGTCCGAAAAGATGAAGTCGCGCTGCCCGGCCCTGAAGGTGGTCTTCGTCTCCGGGTACACCGCCGAGGTCATCGCGGAGCGGGGTGTTCTGGACCCGGGCATTAACTTCCTGCAGAAGCCATTCTCCCTCGCGGAGCTGGCCGGCAAGGTGCGCGAGGTGCTCGACGGCGCCACCTGA